The Sandaracinaceae bacterium genome window below encodes:
- a CDS encoding amidohydrolase family protein yields MTALPENAPIFDLMLGIPSVHQKESYDFMRPLFRDAESLRSFEFPAEYMFKDYPRIGPQEDYAAYTVGLMDAVGIRAALLGVSARNEVALRALRDYPTRFVPEMMVQPNGGMEAVREVQRMDDLHGLAAVSAFPSGYFPQVPIADKAFFPLYACLVERKLPFFVCVGVPGPRIPMEPQLVEQLDELAWFFPDLTIVMRHGAEPWADLAVKLMLKYPNLYYSTSAFAPRHYPKVIVDYANTRGADKILYAGYFPAGLTLERIIGELPQVPFLPHVWPKFLYQNACRVLKRVPTDFPV; encoded by the coding sequence ATGACGGCCCTGCCGGAGAACGCCCCCATCTTCGACCTGATGCTGGGCATCCCCAGCGTGCACCAGAAGGAGTCGTACGACTTCATGCGGCCGCTCTTCCGGGACGCGGAGAGCCTGCGCTCGTTCGAGTTCCCGGCGGAGTACATGTTCAAGGACTACCCGCGCATTGGGCCCCAGGAGGACTACGCGGCCTACACGGTGGGGCTCATGGACGCGGTGGGCATCCGCGCCGCGCTGCTGGGGGTGAGCGCTCGCAACGAGGTGGCCCTGCGCGCGCTGCGCGACTACCCCACGCGCTTCGTGCCCGAGATGATGGTGCAGCCCAACGGGGGCATGGAGGCGGTGCGCGAGGTGCAGCGCATGGACGACCTCCATGGCCTGGCCGCCGTGAGCGCGTTCCCGAGCGGCTACTTCCCGCAGGTGCCCATCGCCGACAAGGCCTTCTTCCCGCTCTACGCGTGCCTGGTGGAGCGCAAGCTGCCGTTCTTCGTGTGCGTGGGCGTGCCGGGGCCGCGCATCCCCATGGAGCCGCAGCTGGTGGAGCAACTGGACGAGCTCGCCTGGTTCTTCCCGGACCTCACCATCGTGATGCGCCACGGGGCCGAGCCGTGGGCCGACCTGGCCGTGAAGCTCATGCTCAAGTACCCGAACCTGTACTACTCCACGAGCGCCTTCGCCCCGCGGCACTACCCGAAGGTCATCGTGGACTACGCCAACACGCGGGGGGCCGACAAGATCCTCTACGCAGGCTACTTCCCGGCCGGACTCACCCTCGAGCGCATCATCGGGGAGCTGCCGCAGGTGCCCTTCCTGCCGCACGTCTGGCCCAAGTTCCTGTACCAGAACGCCTGTCGCGTCCTCAAACGGGTACCCACAGATTTTCCTGTCTGA
- a CDS encoding DUF3348 family protein: MGTPEADLSGVLRRLRSRADDPLPEGPPPNPATTLAKALDVPRAIALADMLTARGATPVVTGRLDGPLSDAGSKVVAETARQLAQVRARLMSALTRPRPAALADPVLLQALLRDHGLLGSAAAGATRAVHEKSLQAAATALGGPLRDHFHQKVSFMRREVAWLRQDLSASVRLLGPEAAQLAAIDASLEAAMGLAIAARVDDTLTQLDRAFLGGLRRALSKLPSATDDTPDLSRWLWPGGWLRGHLEDVRRLALSLYELEASGLRALVDSAARAGSPAPHTAGTAHSENRT, from the coding sequence TTGGGCACACCGGAAGCGGATCTCTCGGGGGTTCTGCGCCGCCTCAGGAGCCGCGCGGACGATCCGCTCCCAGAAGGGCCACCGCCCAACCCCGCCACCACGCTCGCCAAGGCGCTGGACGTGCCGCGTGCGATCGCGCTGGCCGACATGCTCACGGCGCGGGGCGCTACGCCTGTGGTCACGGGGCGGCTGGACGGCCCGCTCAGCGACGCCGGCAGCAAGGTGGTGGCCGAGACGGCCCGCCAGCTGGCCCAGGTGCGCGCGCGCCTCATGTCGGCGCTCACGCGGCCCCGCCCGGCGGCGCTGGCCGACCCGGTGCTGCTGCAGGCGCTGCTGCGCGACCACGGGCTGCTGGGCAGCGCGGCGGCCGGGGCCACCAGGGCGGTGCACGAGAAGTCGCTCCAGGCGGCGGCCACCGCGCTGGGCGGCCCGCTGCGCGACCACTTCCACCAGAAGGTGTCGTTCATGCGGCGCGAGGTGGCGTGGCTGCGCCAAGACCTGAGCGCCAGCGTGCGCCTGCTGGGGCCCGAGGCCGCGCAGCTCGCCGCCATCGACGCCAGCCTCGAGGCCGCCATGGGTCTGGCCATCGCAGCGCGCGTGGACGACACGCTCACGCAGCTGGACCGCGCGTTCCTGGGTGGCCTGCGGCGCGCGCTGAGCAAGCTGCCGTCCGCCACGGACGACACCCCGGACCTGAGCCGCTGGCTCTGGCCGGGCGGGTGGCTGCGTGGCCACTTGGAAGACGTCAGACGGCTCGCGCTGAGCCTCTATGAGCTGGAAGCGTCGGGGCTTCGGGCGCTGGTCGACAGCGCCGCACGGGCAGGCAGCCCCGCCCCGCACACCGCCGGCACGGCGCACTCGGAGAACCGCACATGA
- a CDS encoding protein kinase, translated as MADGEPTFPGSDSLGPRVDAFLHTLEMNEDVTLVRAPLSTIEPKRPDTDAARKEGSLLDAAPRSSRVRLESLLGEGGMGVVYLAEQESLGRKVAVKKVRAESRSPTSITRLLQEAWVIGQLEHPNIIPVYDISASDSGEPLIVLKRIDGVEWGQLMDDAATVQKRFRAPDLLEWNLDVMARVCDAVHFAHARGFIHRDLKPENVLIGELGEVYVADWGIAVTTRDDQHIVPHARDAKEIAGTPAYMAPEMLGGEVSRIGEKTDVYLLGGILHEILSGHPPHRGKDLREMITSILMDVLPLPDSVPPALRAITARALDCDPDARFESPLQLRLALEGYLRHRGSERIAQRALERLAELEACLAQLDGTEEQAQRIHGLVSECRFGFREALAQWPDNEAARVGLRRTLTVIVEHLVSTGDPKAARAYLSELDVSDAALTARVSAAEAQLLEREGRLRALERQNDQRTGMRTRTFIAVITGLVWTLTPIVGGELLGPALGYPRPTFGPLYAIPTICLFLLMGVGYWARESLMATPLNQRFGLSIMALLVLQPGLIYIGERNGLDVDVVLTLLFAYWTSLSTMAAISLHPQLALMAVGYAITTALSLHFPEHNLRLVAFGNFVFTLNLLWMGQPVLREDRARRREQRRSSLPPR; from the coding sequence ATGGCGGACGGCGAACCCACCTTTCCTGGCTCCGACAGCCTCGGCCCGCGCGTGGACGCGTTCCTGCACACCCTCGAGATGAACGAGGACGTGACGCTGGTGCGGGCGCCGCTCTCCACCATCGAGCCAAAGCGGCCCGACACGGACGCCGCGCGCAAGGAGGGCTCGCTGCTGGACGCCGCGCCGCGCTCGTCCCGGGTGCGCCTCGAGTCGCTGCTGGGCGAGGGCGGCATGGGCGTGGTGTACCTGGCCGAGCAGGAGTCCCTGGGCCGCAAGGTGGCGGTCAAGAAGGTGCGCGCCGAGTCGCGCTCGCCCACGTCCATCACGCGGCTGCTGCAAGAGGCGTGGGTCATCGGCCAGCTCGAGCACCCCAACATCATCCCGGTCTACGACATCTCGGCGTCGGACTCGGGCGAGCCGCTCATCGTGCTGAAGCGCATCGACGGCGTGGAGTGGGGCCAGCTCATGGACGACGCGGCCACCGTGCAGAAGCGCTTCCGGGCGCCGGACCTGCTGGAGTGGAACCTGGACGTGATGGCGCGGGTCTGCGACGCGGTGCACTTCGCGCACGCGCGCGGCTTCATCCACCGCGACCTCAAGCCCGAGAACGTGCTCATCGGCGAGCTGGGCGAGGTCTACGTGGCCGACTGGGGCATCGCGGTGACCACACGCGACGACCAGCACATCGTGCCGCACGCGCGGGACGCGAAAGAGATCGCCGGGACGCCGGCGTACATGGCGCCCGAGATGCTGGGCGGCGAGGTCTCGCGCATCGGCGAGAAGACCGACGTGTATCTCTTGGGTGGCATCCTGCACGAGATCCTGAGCGGGCATCCGCCGCACCGCGGCAAGGACCTGCGCGAGATGATCACCAGCATCTTGATGGACGTTCTGCCGCTGCCGGACAGCGTGCCGCCGGCGCTGCGGGCCATCACGGCGCGCGCGCTCGACTGCGACCCGGACGCGCGCTTCGAGAGCCCGCTGCAGCTGCGCCTGGCGCTCGAGGGCTACCTGCGGCACCGCGGCTCCGAGCGTATCGCGCAGCGCGCCCTCGAGCGGCTGGCGGAGCTGGAGGCGTGCCTCGCGCAGCTCGACGGAACGGAAGAGCAGGCGCAGCGCATCCACGGGCTGGTGTCGGAGTGCCGCTTCGGCTTCCGCGAGGCGCTGGCCCAGTGGCCCGACAACGAGGCCGCGCGCGTGGGCTTGCGGCGCACGCTGACGGTCATCGTGGAGCACCTGGTCAGCACCGGAGACCCGAAGGCGGCGCGTGCGTACCTGTCGGAGCTGGACGTCTCCGATGCGGCGCTGACCGCGCGCGTGAGCGCCGCCGAGGCCCAGCTGCTGGAGCGCGAGGGGCGCCTGCGCGCGCTCGAACGGCAGAACGACCAGCGCACGGGCATGCGCACGCGCACGTTCATCGCGGTCATCACCGGCCTGGTCTGGACGCTCACGCCCATCGTGGGTGGCGAGCTCCTGGGGCCCGCGCTCGGCTACCCGCGCCCCACCTTCGGGCCGCTCTACGCCATCCCCACCATCTGCCTCTTCCTGCTCATGGGGGTGGGCTACTGGGCGCGCGAGTCGCTCATGGCCACGCCGCTCAACCAGCGCTTCGGGCTGTCCATCATGGCGCTCTTGGTGCTCCAGCCGGGGCTCATCTACATCGGCGAGCGCAACGGGCTCGACGTCGACGTGGTGCTCACGCTGCTGTTCGCCTACTGGACCTCGCTCTCCACCATGGCGGCTATCTCGCTGCACCCGCAGTTGGCGCTCATGGCCGTGGGCTACGCCATCACCACCGCGCTGTCGTTGCACTTCCCCGAGCACAACCTGCGCCTGGTGGCCTTCGGCAACTTCGTGTTCACGCTGAACCTGCTGTGGATGGGCCAGCCGGTGCTGCGCGAGGACCGGGCCCGGCGTCGTGAGCAGCGCCGGTCGTCGCTGCCGCCGCGCTGA
- a CDS encoding type II toxin-antitoxin system prevent-host-death family antitoxin — translation MTDPVNMHEAKTELSRLVERALRGEEVIIARAGVPVVRLVPVLPPAKRKLGQWRGQVQMSEEFDEPLDRQDLDAWEGRS, via the coding sequence ATGACCGACCCGGTGAACATGCATGAGGCAAAGACGGAGCTCTCCCGGCTCGTGGAGCGAGCGCTCCGCGGCGAGGAGGTCATCATCGCGCGAGCAGGAGTTCCCGTCGTACGTCTCGTGCCCGTGCTTCCCCCGGCCAAGCGCAAGCTGGGACAGTGGCGGGGGCAGGTCCAGATGTCCGAAGAGTTCGATGAGCCCCTCGACCGCCAAGACCTCGACGCTTGGGAGGGACGGTCGTGA
- a CDS encoding type II toxin-antitoxin system VapC family toxin — protein MGGTVVRVLLDTHALLWALADDERLSPSAREVIVDETNDVLVSVVSAWEIAVKRALGRLEAPDNLQSVVAEAGFLQRLVLFGDCKRLSKLPPIHRDPFDRMLVCQALEEGIPVVTLDPMIASYPVQTIW, from the coding sequence TTGGGAGGGACGGTCGTGAGAGTCCTGCTCGATACCCACGCGCTCCTCTGGGCCCTCGCGGATGACGAGAGACTGTCACCTTCCGCTCGAGAGGTCATCGTGGACGAAACCAACGACGTCCTCGTCAGCGTCGTCTCCGCGTGGGAGATCGCAGTGAAACGTGCGCTTGGAAGGCTGGAGGCACCCGACAACCTGCAGAGCGTGGTCGCAGAAGCAGGGTTCCTTCAGCGACTCGTTCTTTTTGGCGACTGCAAACGCTTGTCGAAGCTGCCGCCAATCCATCGAGACCCTTTCGATCGAATGCTCGTCTGTCAGGCCTTGGAGGAAGGGATTCCCGTCGTGACTCTCGACCCCATGATCGCCAGCTACCCGGTCCAGACCATCTGGTGA